The genomic region GCCGTTTTGTCGACGAAATGCTCCAGGGCGCGTTCGCCTCGCTGCGCCACACTCACGACTTCGAGCCGCAATCTTTTGGCGCGCTCATGCGCGACACCATCGACTACACCGCGCCCCTGGGGCCTCTCGGCCGTCTCGCCGACATTCTCTTTCTGGAGCGCTATATGACGCGGCTGATCGAACGCCGCAACCAGGCGCTCAAAAAGATCGCGGAGTCGGGAGAGTGACATCGGCGACGACGGCGCGGTGGTCGGAGGCGATGAGACTTGGGACCCAGCAGTTTCGGACGGTGAGATCGCGGCTGGTCAGAATATGATCGATGCGCTCTACGGGCGTGGTTGCCTTAAGCGTGTATCCATAGCCGCGTCCGGCGGCTTCAAAGGCGTCGGGATAGATGTCTGTCAGCC from Capsulimonas corticalis harbors:
- a CDS encoding SRPBCC family protein, with the protein product MPRLQFITPIAAPIERVFDLARDISVHSRTLAHTQEVAASDGESPLLTLGDTVTFHAVHFGVRQRLVAKITEFNPPRRFVDEMLQGAFASLRHTHDFEPQSFGALMRDTIDYTAPLGPLGRLADILFLERYMTRLIERRNQALKKIAESGE